CTGCCTGCCGTCACGAGGTCGCCTACCCCAAAAGGCTCATCCAAAAAGATGGTGAACGAGGCCAGCAGGTTTTCCAGGCTCTCCTTGGCCGCGAAGGCTACGGCCAGCCCGCCAATGCCTAGGCCGCCCACTAGGGCCGTCACATTCACCCCGAATACCTGTCCCAACGCCACCAGCAGCCCAATCACCACAATAAAGACCTTGAGCAAATCCTTGGCGAAGGGTAGGAACTGACTGTCGAGCCGCCGCGTGCCGGAGATGGCCGTCAGCTCGGCGCGGCGTTGCACTACCAGCAGCGAAAAATCCACGAGACGCAGAATAACCCAGATAACCGTAGCGATAATACCTAGGTGAAATAAGCCCAGTAGCAACACCTTGGGCCAGGGCGCAGCTCCCTGCACGGCCAGTGGCGGCGCGGGGTAGCGCAACACGCTGAACGCCAGATAAGCAGTTACCAAAAAAAATACCGTGCTCACCGGCTGAATCAGCAGGTCATGCATTTCGTTTTCCGACACGCCAGCCGTATAGCGCTTGGTGAGCCGAAACAGCAGCTTATTGAGCAGCCGCGACAACACCCGGTTCAGCAACGCCCCGAGTAGCAGGATAAGCGCCGCAATAACGTATTCGAGCAGCTCATTGCCGAACAGTTGCCGGTGCAAAAAGAGAGGCATTTCCATATGTACTAACCAAGGCAAAGGCTCCCGGCTTTTCCTACGCTTTACGCGAAGGGCCGGCCGGCCGTTGACTGTTACGCTTTCGGGAATTCAGGCTAAGCTGGTTCCGGCCTTCAGCCAGCCGAACTCGCTATTTCACAGGCCATTCATCCTAAAATTTACTTGCTTTCGAGAGGCGATAATAAAATTATGGCTTTAATAATTTCTGTATAAAACAGAAAAAGTGCCAAAACAAATCAGAAAGCCAGAATTTGCACTTACCCAAGCTTGATTAGTAATAGACAGTGCGGATATTTTATGCGTGGGAGAACGTGTACAATGTTATTCTTAGCTTACTTTGCAATGCCAAGTCTTTAGCGATACTGGCTTGGCTTCATTCTTCTATTTCTCCCTTCTA
The genomic region above belongs to Hymenobacter psoromatis and contains:
- a CDS encoding mechanosensitive ion channel family protein, giving the protein MEMPLFLHRQLFGNELLEYVIAALILLLGALLNRVLSRLLNKLLFRLTKRYTAGVSENEMHDLLIQPVSTVFFLVTAYLAFSVLRYPAPPLAVQGAAPWPKVLLLGLFHLGIIATVIWVILRLVDFSLLVVQRRAELTAISGTRRLDSQFLPFAKDLLKVFIVVIGLLVALGQVFGVNVTALVGGLGIGGLAVAFAAKESLENLLASFTIFLDEPFGVGDLVTAGSVSGTVEKIGFRSTRLRTAEKSYLTVPNKSMIDKPLDNLSLRTARRVGFTLVFDHKTTSDQLQAIIQESVTAIAAQPLVTKDVQMKFDSIAPGGKQVTVQYFVDTTNYDEYLNVKEAINYCLVQATEHQGGSFASTSTTTVQMSPA